The stretch of DNA TCCCATGCGTATGTCCTGCAGATCGGCTACGCCGCCATGCCGGCCACGGCCCCCCTCCTCCTGGTCGGCTACGCCGCCCTTGCCGCCCTCTTTACGATCAGCGGCCATTTGATCCCGTTGAGCTGGCTCGCTCAGCCGGACGCCGCCCGTTTCTTCTGGAAACGCTCCCTCCGGGTGCTTCCCGGCCTGGTCGGCGCCGTCCTCTTCACCCTCTTTCTCATCGGCCCTCTCGCCACCACCCTCTCCCCCGAAGGATATTTTTCCGCCCTGTTCTCGGGGGCGGTCGCCACCCTCCCCTTCTTCGAGGACGGATCGGCCCTCGGGCTCTTCGTCGCAAACCCGGTCTCGTTCGTGAACGCCTCCCTCTGGACGATCCCGGTGGAGTGCACGATGTACGTCCTGGTCGTCGCCCTCGGCCTCCTCGGGGTGCTCAGGAAGCGGTCCGCCCTCCTCGTCCTGATCGCCGCCAACCTCCTCCTCTGGCTCGCCCTCTACCACGACCCCGCCCTCTCGAAGGTCAGGTTCACCCTCTACTTCCTGATCGGGGCCTACCTCTCTATCCACCACCCGCACCTCCGCTACGACGGCCCGACCGCCTTCTTCCTCGCCCTCGCCCTGGTCGCCGCCGCCGGCACGCCCCTCTGCTCGTTCCTCGCCCTGGTCGCCATACCCTACATCGTCCTCTGGTTCGCCGGCCTCCAGGTGCCGGCCCTCAACCGCTTCGGGACGCACGGGGACTTCAGCTACGGGGTGTACATCTACGCCTACCCGGTCCAGCAGGCGATCGTCCTCTTCCTCGGGCCCTCTCTGCCCCTCTGGCTCTTCTGCCTCCTCTCGATCGGGATCACCTTCCCCTTCGCCTATCTCTCCTGGAACCTCATCGAGAAGCGGGCGCTCGGGCTCAAACAGGTCGATCTCAAATCGGTGCGATCGGCGCTTTTCTCCCCGGACTGAGGGCGTATATCGAGTCTATTGTCTCTCAATATTATATAGTGGGAGGAATATTTTTTTAAGGAGGATGTCGTGATCCTACCGTGATGATCGGGCCGGACGATGCACATGCCATGAACAGCGAGAAGGAGGGGTGCGATCTCCTGGACCTCGACGCTCCAGGGCTCTATATCAACCGGGAACTCTCGTGGCTCTCGTTCAACCGCCGGGTGCTCGAGGAGGCGCAGGACCCCGCCCACCCCCTCCTCGAGCGGCTGAAGTTCCTCGCCATCTGCGGGAGCAACCTCGACGAGTTCTTCATGGCCCGGGTCTCCGGGCTTTTGCGGCAGGTCGAGGAGGGGGCCCTCGAGACCCCGCCCGACGGGATGACGCCGGGAGAGCAGCTCGCCGCCATCCGCACCGAAGTCCGCTCCCTCTACCCGGCCTATGCGCACTGCTGGGAGGACGCCCTCCTCCCGGCCCTCAGGGACGCCGGGATCGCGATCGACCGGGTGGCCGACCTCGACCCCTCTCTGCGGGCGGCCCTGCGGCAGATCTTCGAGACCTCCATCCTCCCCACCCTCACCCCGATGGCCTTCGACGCCGCCCGTCCCTTCCCCTTCATCTCGAGCCTGGCCCTCTCCCTCGCGGTCGTCGTCAGGGACGGCGACTGCTCATCCCGCTTCGCCAGGGTGAAGGTGCCGGTCGGGCTCTTCGGCCGGTTCTACCCGGTGGACGCCCGCTCCTTCGTCCTCCTCGAAGACCTGGTGGCGGCGAACCTCGACCTCCTCTTTCCGGGGATGGAGATCGCCGGGGCCTGGGCCTTCAGGGTGACGCGCGACGCCGAGATCGAGGTCCAGATCGAGGAGGGCTCCGACCTCCTCACCGCCGTCGAGGAGGGCGTCGCCCACCGCCGCACCGCCGACGCCGTCCGCCTGGAGGTCGCCGCCGATATGCCCGCCGATCTCGTCTCCTTCCTTGCCCCGCACACCGGGCTTCTCCCGGAGCAGGTCTATCGCTCCCCGGCCCCGCTCGCCCTCTCCGACCTCTGGAGCCTCCACGCCCTCGACCGCCCCGACCTCAGGGACGCCCCCTTCCTGCCGGCCGTCCCGCCCCTCCTCGACCCCCCGGAGGCGGCGGCCGAACGGCTGCGCCGGGAAGACCTCCTCCTCTACCACCCCTACGACAGCTTCGCCGCCTTCGTCAGGTTCCTCTCCCACGCCGCGGACGACCCGGCGGTGCTGGCGATCAAGATCACCCTCTACCGGATCGGGGCGGACTCGCCGGTGCTCGACGCCCTTCTCGCCGCCCGGAAGAACGGCAAACAGGTGACGGTCCTCGTCGAACTGAAGGCGAAGTTCGACGAGACCGAGAACATCTCCTGGGCCCGGACCCTGGAGCGGGCCGGGGTCCACGTCGTCCTGGGCCACCCGCACCTGAAGGTGCACGCGAAGATCTGCCTGATCGTCATGCGCCACGACAACGGGATCCTGCGGATCGTCCATCTCGGCTCGGGCAACTACAACCCGGTGACGACCCGCATCTACGGCGACCTCTCGTATATGACGGTCGATCCCGCGATCGCCGACGACGCGAGCCGCCTCTTCAACGCCCTCACCGGCTACGCCCGCCCGCCCGGCTACAAACGGCTCCTGGTCGCCCCTGACTACCTCAGGGACGGGATCGTCGCCCGGATCAACCGGGAGATCGAGCGGCACCAGGCGCACGGCGACGGTTATATTGCCTGGAAGATGAACGGCCTCCTGGACAGGGACGTGATCAGGGCGCTCTACCGCGCCTCGCGCGCCGGCGTGCGGGTGGACCTGAACGTCCGGGGCCTCTGCGCCCTGCGGCCCGGCGTGCCCGGCGTCTCGGAGAACATCCGCGTCCTCTCGATCGTCGGGCGGTTCCTGGAGCACGCCCGGATCTATTACTTCCACAACGGCGGCGAGCCCGAGGTGCTCCTGGGCAGCGCCGACATGATGCCGCGGAACCTGAAGCGGCGGGTCGAGGTGCTCTTCCCGGTGCCGGACCCCTCGCTCGCCCGTGAGGTGAAGCGGATCTTCGACGTCCATTTCGCCGACACGGTGAAGGGGCGCTGGCTCTGTCCCGACGGCACCTATCTCCGCGCCCGGCCCGGCGGGGAGATCGAACCGCTCTCCTCGCAGGACTGGCTGATCGCGAACAGGGGGGTCTGGCATGGCAGGACCTGACCCCGAATACTGCCGCTTCGGCTCGGGGGTCCTGGGGACATATGCCGAACACCTTGCCGCCGAGGCCGACGGCGTCAGGGCGGCCGCCGATATCGAGCACATCCACCGGATGCGGGTCGCCTCCAGGCGGCTGCGGGCGGCCCTCCCGATCTTCGCCGAATGTTTCGGGAGAGGTGCGTACCGGCGGTGGCGGCGGGAGATCAGGGAGGTGACCCGCGCCCTGGGGGCGGCACGGGACGCCGACGTCCAGATCGCCTTCCTGCGTTCGTACCTGGCGACGGTCCCGGCAGAGGGGGAGCCTCGTTTCGGCCTGCATTTTTCTGCGGAGGCGGGTGGGGCGGCGGCCCCGGCCGCGCCCCTCCGCACCGGCGTCGAGTGCCTCCTCCTGCGGCTCTCGCAGAGGAGGGCGGCCCTCCAGCCGGCCGTGGCGGCGGCGATGGACGACCTGGAGGCGGCCGGCACCGCCGGGGCGATCGCGGCGGCCTGCCGGGAGCGGATGGCGGGCGCCGACGTCCGTTCGCCCTACGCTCTCGAGCAGGCGTTCGTCCACATCTCCCTCTGCCTGGACGACCTCTTCTCGCACGCCGCCTCAGTCGCCGACCCGGCGGCGGAGAAAGAGCACCATGCGATGCGGATCGCCGCAAAGCGTCTCCGCTATACGATGGAGACCTTCGCCCCCCTCTATCCCGGGGAGCTGAAGAGCGAGATCGCCGCCCTCAAAAAACTCCAGGACTACCTCGGCGACATCCACGACTGCGACGTCTGGGCGGCGTTCCTCCCCGGTTTCCTGGAGGAGGAGCGGGAGCGGTGCCGCACCTATTTCGGGCACGAGGGGGCGATGGCCGCGATCGAGCCCGGCATCCTCCGCCTCAGGGAGGAGCGGATGGCGCGGCGCCGGGCGCTCTTCGACGATTTCGCCGCGTACTGGGCCGATCTCGGGAGGAGCGGCTCCTGGGACGGGCTCGGCGATGCGATCGGCGGCGGCAAACCGGTGACGATCGCCCTGATCGGCGACGTCCACGCCAACCTCCCGGCCCTCGAGGCGGTGCTCAGGGACGCCCGCGAGCGCGGGGCGATCGCCGTCCTGGACGCCGGGGACGCCGTCGGCTACGGCCCCTTCCCCGAGGAGACGGTCGCGTACCTCAGGGAGCAGGGGGTGCTCTCGGTGGTCGGCAACTACGACCGCCAGGTGCTCGCCGCCGGCGGGAAGAAAAAAGCCCTCCCGAAGGACCCGGAGAAGCGCCTCGCCGTCCGCTGGGCGTACGAGCATCTCTCGAAGGAGGGGCGGTCCTCCCTCGCCTCCCTCCCCGAGCACCGCCGCCTCGCCCCGGGCAGCCGCCGCATCCTCCTCTGCCACGGCAGCCCGGAGGCGATCGACGAGTACCTCGACGCCGACACCCCGGCCTCCCGCCTGGCGGCGATCGCCCGGACCGCTTCGGCCGACGTGATCGTCTCGGGCCATGCCCACCGCCCGTCGGCGCGGGAGGTCGGCGGGGTCTGGTTCGTGAACACCGGGAGCGTGGGCCGCCCGGACGACGGCGACCCGCGGGCGTGCTACGCCCTCCTCCAGACCAGCCCCTTCTCGGTCTGCCACCTCCGGGTGCCCTACGACGTCGAGCGCACGGTCGCCGCCGTCCTCGAGGCGGGCCTCCCGCCCTCTTTCGCCCGGATCTTCCTGGAGGGGCGGCCCCTCGACGCCCTGGACGGCGGGGAGGTCTCGGTCTCCTGCACGGTCGAGGAGGACCATGAAGAGGGATGAGGTCGCCGCCTTTGCGGCCCGCTACGACCCCGATCCCCCGCACGCCCGCCAGGTGGAGCGTTTATCTCTCCTCCTCTTCGACGCCCTCGCCCCCCTCCACCGCCTGGGCGAGGCGGAGCGGGAGGTCCTCTCCTCCGCCGCCCTCCTCCACGACATCGGGTGGGTCGGCGGGGTGCAGGGGCACCACAAACGCTCCTGCCTGATGGTCCTGGAGGATAAGACCCTCCCCTTCAGCGACGAGGAGCGCACCCTCGTCGCCCTGGTCGCCCGGTACCACCGCCGCGCCCTCCCCGCGAGAAAGCACCCCCTCTTTGCCGCCCTCTCCCCGGAAGACCAGGCGACCGTCTCCGCCCTCGCGGCGATCCTCAGGGTCGCCGACGGCCTGGACGTCGGGCACGCCGGGGCCGTCGCCGGTCTCGCCTGCACCCTCGGGGAGGAGGCGGTGACGGTCGCCCTGACCCCCTGCGGGCCCGTGGACGCCGAGGTGCGGGCGGCCGAGAAGAAGGGCGACCTCTTCAGGGCGATCTACCGGAGAGACCTGGTGGTCCGCCCCCGCGAACAAAATGGGCAGGTATAACTCCGGCGCACGCGCAACGTCCAGTGAAGAAGCACCTGGAGAGGTTCATGGACGCCGGAGACGTTTTTGCTGGTTTTAAGACTCTATTTCAGGGCGTCCAGATCCTCTTCGTCGCCTTCGGCGCCCTCGTCCTCGTCCCCCTCCTTACGGGGCTTGACCCGGGCGTCGCCCTCTGTACCGCCGGCATCGGGACGCTGATCTTCCAGGCGGCGACCGGGATGAAGGTGCCGATCTTTCTCGCCTCCTCGTTCGCCTTCGTCCCGGCGATCACCTACGGCGTTGCGGCCTGGGGCGTGCCCGGCACCCTCTGCGGCCTCGCCGCCTCGGGTCTGCTCTACGTTGCGCTGAGTTTTGTCGTCAGGGTCTTCGGCAGCGGGGTCGTCACCAGGCTCTTCCCGCCGGTCGTGGTCGGCCCGGTGATCTGCGTCATCGGCCTCTCCCTCGCCCCGAGTGCGGTGGGCATGGCGCTCGGGCGGTCAGGCGGCCTGCAGGTCGTCCCGGCAGAGACGGCCCTGTTCATCGCCGGCGTCTCGCTCCTTGCAACCCTGCTGGCGTTTCTCTTCGGGAGGAGCTGGATCGGGCTCGTCCCGATCCTCGTCGGGATCGCCGCAGGCTACGCGGTATCCGCCGCCCTGGGCGTCGTCGACTACGCGGGCATCGCCGGGGCCGCATGGTTCTCCGTCCCCGCCTTCGTCTTTCCCGCGTGGAACCCCGCGGCGGTCCTCTTCATCGTCCCGGTCGCCATCGCCCCGGCGATCGAGCACTTCGGCGACATCCTTGCCATCGGGTCGGTGACCGGCAAGGACTACTTAAAGGACCCCGGGATCCACCGGACGATGCTCGGGGACGGGATTGCGACCCTCGCCGCCTCGTTTGTCGGCGGACCGCCCAACACCACCTACTCCGAGGTGACCGGGGCGGTGACGCTGACCCGGGCGTACAGCCCGGTGATCATGACCGTCGCCGCCGTCTTCGCGATCGTTTTTGCGTTTGTCGGGAAGATCGGGGCCGGGCTGCAGAGCATTCCCCCGCCGGTGATGGGCGGGGTGATGGTCCTGCTCTTCGGCCTGATCGCAGGCCTGGGCATCAAACACCTGGTCGTGCACCAGGTCGACCTGGGCGTCCAGAAGAACGCCGTGATCCTCTCTCTTGTGCTGGTGACCGGGATAGGGGGCCTTTGCATCCCGATCGGGGAGTTCGAGCTGGCAGGGGTCGGGCTTGCGGCGATCATCGGCGTGGTCCTCAACCTCCTCATCCCCGAACCGGCCGGGCCCGGGGCGCGGTGACCCGGCCGGAGCGAAAGAGCAGATTTTTCCGCCACCAACCGGATAATTAGAGGAAATGGTCTCCCCCCTCTCCCGGATACTCGCCGGCATCCTTCCCCCTTCCTTAAAGGAACGCCTTTTTTTCCTGGGCCCGGGCCTCCTCCTGGCCGTCACCGTGAGCGGGGAGAGCGGGATCGCCGAACTCCTCCCCGGCGGCACCGAATACGGCTACGAACTCCTCTGGGTCATGGTGGCGGCGCTCGCCTTCAAGTTCGCCTTCACCAAGGGGATCGCCCGCTATACGGTGGCGACCGGCCAGGACATCTTCCAGGGCCTGCGAACGGTGCCCGGCCCGAAGAACTGGGAGGTGATCTTCGTCATGCTCATCTACATGATGGAGATGATCGCCTACGGCGGGATCGCCGTCATCGCCGGGATCTACCTCTCCACCCTCTTCCCGGCGGCCCTCTCCGCGGACCTCTTTGCGATCTGCACCCTCGCCCTGGTCTTTTGCCTCCTCTTCTCGGGCTCGTACGCCCTCTTCGAGCGCCTCACCGCCGCCATGGCCCTCGCCCTCTTCGCCGGGATCGTCTACACCCTCGTCGCCGTCCCGCTCCCGTTCGGGGAGGTGGCGGCCGGGTTCGTCCCGGCGATCCACGACCACCTCCTCCCTGAGACGATGGCCCTGATGGGTGCGGTCGGGTCGGGCCTCAACCTCCTCCTCTACTCGCTCTGGCTCCACAAAAAAGTCGGCGACCGCCACGGCGAGGCGTATTTTAAGGCGCACATGCAGAGCATCAACCTCGACCTCGTCCTCGCCTTCGTGCTGATCGGGCTTGCGGCCTTCGGGTTCTTCGCCCTGGGCAGCGCCGCGGCGGCGGTGCCCGACGCCGTCAGCGAGGATCTCCTGGAAAGCCTCGCCTCGGTCCTCGAAGGCGTGCCCTTCGCGATGGTCGTCTTCCTGGTCACCGGCTACTTCACCCTCTTCGGCGGGATCGCCGCCGGGATCCAGGGCCGGGCCGGGGCGATCACCTCCATCCTCCGCTCCACCGTCCTGACCGCTCTTTCCGAGAAGACGGTCTACCGCGGCATCGTCCTCGTCTTTGCGGCGCTGATCCTCGTCGCCACCCGCATCGACGACCCGGCGGCGGTGATCAGGGCGGTCTCGTCCGCCTCCTCGATCATGTTCGGCGTGATGGGTTTCCTCCTCATCTACGTGGACGGCAGGCTCCCGGCCTATGCCCGCGGCTCGAACCTCTGGCTCGTCGTGATGGCGGCCGGGAGCCTGCTCTTCCTGGCCGTGGCCCTGCTGCGGGAGGAGACGATCCTGGAATACGGCATCCCCCTGATGGAGCGGATCGCCGTGGTGACGATCGTCATCTATCTCGTCGCCCAGTCGAAGACGATGCGGGACGTGATCCGGTGGCGCGCCACCCTCACCGACCGGGTGTGGCTCGTCGTGATCTTCGGCATGCTCTCGGTCTACGGCACCCTGCGGGGGATCGACGCCGGCGGCTACCTCGTCAACTTCCGCGACCTCGGGCCGCTGATCGCCGGTCTCCTGGGCGGCCCCCTGGTCGGGGCGTGCGCCGGGGCGATCGGCGGCGTCTACCGCTACGGCCTGGGCGGGTGGACGGCCCTCCCCTGCTCCCTGGCCCCGGTCGCCGCCGGGCTCATCGCCGGCTACGCCTCGCGGCGGTGGAAGGGGCGGCCGACCTACCTCAGGATGGTCGCCCTCTCGATCGTCGTCGAGGTCGTCCATATCGTGGTCCTCGTCCCGCTGCTGACGCAGGCGCCGCCCGACGTGCTGATCGCCACGATCAGGACGACCCTTCTCCCGATGATCGTGACGAACTCCTGCGGGCTGATGCTCTTCCTGTACGTGATGCGGGAACAGGGGCTCGCCGAAGGGGACGACTGAACGGTGCGTTATATCCGGGAGGCCGTCGAGGGAATCGCGTATGAGCGGTGACCTGAAAGCGGCCCTCATCGAGAGGTGCAGGGCGATGGAGATCCCCCTCGTCGGGGTGGCGGACGTGCGGCGGTGGGAGGAACCGCCGTTTCAACCCTGGATGCCCGAAGCGTTCTTCCCGCAGGCGATCGTCCCGGGCGCCCGGTCGGTGATCGTGATCGGGCTGCCCATCCACCTGCCGGTGATCGAGACGACGCCGTCGATCTGGTACCACGAGCTCTACCGGACGGTGAACACCCTCCTCGACCAGTACACCTACCGGATTGCGGAGTTCCTCAACGAAGAGGGCCACCCCTCGGTCTCCGTGCCGCGGGACGGCTACGGCGGGATCGACGTCCTCCTCGAACGCCCGATCGCCTTCTTCTCCCACCGCCACGCCGCCCTCCTCGCCGGGCTCGGGACCTTCGGGGTGAACAACATGCTCCTGACCCGGAAATACGGACCGCGGGTCCGCTTCGGCTCGGTGATCACCGCCGCCGCCCTCCCGCCCGACCCCCTGATCGAGGAGGACCTCTGCACCCGGTGCATGGCCTGCGTCCGGATGTGCCCGGTCCATGCCCTGGGCGGGGAGGACTATCCCGAAGGGCTGACCGACAAGCGCGCCTGCGCCGAGAACAGCGCCGGCCTGAGCAAACGCTCCCTCTCGCCGTGCGGGATCTGCGTGAAGGTCTGCCCGGTCGGGGAGGATATCGACCTCTACGGGAAACGGGACGCCGGGGCCCTGGAGCGGGCGGCCGGGCACGTCCGCTCGTACGGCTCGCGCTGAGGGCCCTTTCAGGCCTGCAGCTTCCTGATCACGTTGGCGACGAAGCGGGCGTCGGCGGCCGGGATGTACCTGACCGCATGCGTCTCCACGTTGGCGGCGAAGCCCTCGACGTTCGCGGGGGAGAGGTCGGCGAAGCGCAGGCCGGCACGGGCCGCCATGTCCTGCGCGAAGTCCGCCGCCGCCGGCCCGAGTTTTCTGGCCAGGGTGCTGACGACCATCCGCTGGTAGCGTTCCTGCTCTGCCATTTACGCCTCCTCCCTGCGTTCCGATGCGGACGCCGCCTTCTCCATGTAATACTTCATGCTGACGATCATCCGCCCGAACGAGGCGGCGAGGTCGCCGATCTCGTCCTCGTTCCTGATCTCGATCGCCGTCTCCTCCATATCGCCCATGCTCACCCGGTCGGCGAGGTCGCGGAGCCGCCTGATCGGGCCGGTGATCGAGGCGGAGACCAGGAAGGCGACGGCCGCCGCCGCCCCCATCGTGGCGAGGGTGAGGAGCAGGATCGTGTTCTGCGTCGACATCGCGGCCGTCTGCTCGGCGATGGCGGCCTTTGCGGCGGCGAGCCGCTCTTCGATTCGCGCCTGTGTCTCCCGGGCCGGCGCCGA from Methanofollis liminatans DSM 4140 encodes:
- a CDS encoding acyltransferase family protein; translated protein: MQTPPRHGNNFDLIRLAAALVIVVSHAYVLQIGYAAMPATAPLLLVGYAALAALFTISGHLIPLSWLAQPDAARFFWKRSLRVLPGLVGAVLFTLFLIGPLATTLSPEGYFSALFSGAVATLPFFEDGSALGLFVANPVSFVNASLWTIPVECTMYVLVVALGLLGVLRKRSALLVLIAANLLLWLALYHDPALSKVRFTLYFLIGAYLSIHHPHLRYDGPTAFFLALALVAAAGTPLCSFLALVAIPYIVLWFAGLQVPALNRFGTHGDFSYGVYIYAYPVQQAIVLFLGPSLPLWLFCLLSIGITFPFAYLSWNLIEKRALGLKQVDLKSVRSALFSPD
- a CDS encoding Nramp family divalent metal transporter, whose amino-acid sequence is MVSPLSRILAGILPPSLKERLFFLGPGLLLAVTVSGESGIAELLPGGTEYGYELLWVMVAALAFKFAFTKGIARYTVATGQDIFQGLRTVPGPKNWEVIFVMLIYMMEMIAYGGIAVIAGIYLSTLFPAALSADLFAICTLALVFCLLFSGSYALFERLTAAMALALFAGIVYTLVAVPLPFGEVAAGFVPAIHDHLLPETMALMGAVGSGLNLLLYSLWLHKKVGDRHGEAYFKAHMQSINLDLVLAFVLIGLAAFGFFALGSAAAAVPDAVSEDLLESLASVLEGVPFAMVVFLVTGYFTLFGGIAAGIQGRAGAITSILRSTVLTALSEKTVYRGIVLVFAALILVATRIDDPAAVIRAVSSASSIMFGVMGFLLIYVDGRLPAYARGSNLWLVVMAAGSLLFLAVALLREETILEYGIPLMERIAVVTIVIYLVAQSKTMRDVIRWRATLTDRVWLVVIFGMLSVYGTLRGIDAGGYLVNFRDLGPLIAGLLGGPLVGACAGAIGGVYRYGLGGWTALPCSLAPVAAGLIAGYASRRWKGRPTYLRMVALSIVVEVVHIVVLVPLLTQAPPDVLIATIRTTLLPMIVTNSCGLMLFLYVMREQGLAEGDD
- a CDS encoding CHAD domain-containing protein, with amino-acid sequence MAGPDPEYCRFGSGVLGTYAEHLAAEADGVRAAADIEHIHRMRVASRRLRAALPIFAECFGRGAYRRWRREIREVTRALGAARDADVQIAFLRSYLATVPAEGEPRFGLHFSAEAGGAAAPAAPLRTGVECLLLRLSQRRAALQPAVAAAMDDLEAAGTAGAIAAACRERMAGADVRSPYALEQAFVHISLCLDDLFSHAASVADPAAEKEHHAMRIAAKRLRYTMETFAPLYPGELKSEIAALKKLQDYLGDIHDCDVWAAFLPGFLEEERERCRTYFGHEGAMAAIEPGILRLREERMARRRALFDDFAAYWADLGRSGSWDGLGDAIGGGKPVTIALIGDVHANLPALEAVLRDARERGAIAVLDAGDAVGYGPFPEETVAYLREQGVLSVVGNYDRQVLAAGGKKKALPKDPEKRLAVRWAYEHLSKEGRSSLASLPEHRRLAPGSRRILLCHGSPEAIDEYLDADTPASRLAAIARTASADVIVSGHAHRPSAREVGGVWFVNTGSVGRPDDGDPRACYALLQTSPFSVCHLRVPYDVERTVAAVLEAGLPPSFARIFLEGRPLDALDGGEVSVSCTVEEDHEEG
- a CDS encoding uracil-xanthine permease family protein, whose protein sequence is MKKHLERFMDAGDVFAGFKTLFQGVQILFVAFGALVLVPLLTGLDPGVALCTAGIGTLIFQAATGMKVPIFLASSFAFVPAITYGVAAWGVPGTLCGLAASGLLYVALSFVVRVFGSGVVTRLFPPVVVGPVICVIGLSLAPSAVGMALGRSGGLQVVPAETALFIAGVSLLATLLAFLFGRSWIGLVPILVGIAAGYAVSAALGVVDYAGIAGAAWFSVPAFVFPAWNPAAVLFIVPVAIAPAIEHFGDILAIGSVTGKDYLKDPGIHRTMLGDGIATLAASFVGGPPNTTYSEVTGAVTLTRAYSPVIMTVAAVFAIVFAFVGKIGAGLQSIPPPVMGGVMVLLFGLIAGLGIKHLVVHQVDLGVQKNAVILSLVLVTGIGGLCIPIGEFELAGVGLAAIIGVVLNLLIPEPAGPGAR
- a CDS encoding 4Fe-4S binding protein; the protein is MSGDLKAALIERCRAMEIPLVGVADVRRWEEPPFQPWMPEAFFPQAIVPGARSVIVIGLPIHLPVIETTPSIWYHELYRTVNTLLDQYTYRIAEFLNEEGHPSVSVPRDGYGGIDVLLERPIAFFSHRHAALLAGLGTFGVNNMLLTRKYGPRVRFGSVITAAALPPDPLIEEDLCTRCMACVRMCPVHALGGEDYPEGLTDKRACAENSAGLSKRSLSPCGICVKVCPVGEDIDLYGKRDAGALERAAGHVRSYGSR
- a CDS encoding HD domain-containing protein yields the protein MKRDEVAAFAARYDPDPPHARQVERLSLLLFDALAPLHRLGEAEREVLSSAALLHDIGWVGGVQGHHKRSCLMVLEDKTLPFSDEERTLVALVARYHRRALPARKHPLFAALSPEDQATVSALAAILRVADGLDVGHAGAVAGLACTLGEEAVTVALTPCGPVDAEVRAAEKKGDLFRAIYRRDLVVRPREQNGQV
- the ppk1 gene encoding polyphosphate kinase 1, giving the protein MIGPDDAHAMNSEKEGCDLLDLDAPGLYINRELSWLSFNRRVLEEAQDPAHPLLERLKFLAICGSNLDEFFMARVSGLLRQVEEGALETPPDGMTPGEQLAAIRTEVRSLYPAYAHCWEDALLPALRDAGIAIDRVADLDPSLRAALRQIFETSILPTLTPMAFDAARPFPFISSLALSLAVVVRDGDCSSRFARVKVPVGLFGRFYPVDARSFVLLEDLVAANLDLLFPGMEIAGAWAFRVTRDAEIEVQIEEGSDLLTAVEEGVAHRRTADAVRLEVAADMPADLVSFLAPHTGLLPEQVYRSPAPLALSDLWSLHALDRPDLRDAPFLPAVPPLLDPPEAAAERLRREDLLLYHPYDSFAAFVRFLSHAADDPAVLAIKITLYRIGADSPVLDALLAARKNGKQVTVLVELKAKFDETENISWARTLERAGVHVVLGHPHLKVHAKICLIVMRHDNGILRIVHLGSGNYNPVTTRIYGDLSYMTVDPAIADDASRLFNALTGYARPPGYKRLLVAPDYLRDGIVARINREIERHQAHGDGYIAWKMNGLLDRDVIRALYRASRAGVRVDLNVRGLCALRPGVPGVSENIRVLSIVGRFLEHARIYYFHNGGEPEVLLGSADMMPRNLKRRVEVLFPVPDPSLAREVKRIFDVHFADTVKGRWLCPDGTYLRARPGGEIEPLSSQDWLIANRGVWHGRT